tgcttacagcttataaactattatgccagattttttttttttagcagaaattcactgaatgggttaaacatgacattttagtgttgcatttagctagaaatccgtgtctgtgctgaggtttagatacaaatgtatctatttacaatgtaaataaacaaacacctctctgagagagcacagagggcttcccagacaagcttttcagaggtttatttgcattccaaacaaagatacatttgtatctaaacctcaacacggatgcggatttctagctaaatgcaaaactaaaatgtcatgcttaacccattcagtgaatttctgctaaaaagaaatctggcataatagtttgtaagctgtaagcaatcttttaaagcaaagttgaaatgctgggtgttagaccactttaacatacctagcaattatAGTGATGATAGTCTGTATGGAGGGTTTGCTTTTGACCCactaaatttggcacaaaatcTTGCTAAAAATACATGAAATTGCAAAATTAAGATTTCTGATTATTTTTATATGCAAAATGAGTTTTGATTTTCCCCAAAATTtgacattatgattttgcatcgttATTGCAAACTACGATGTGAAATTACGATTAtaagaaatttgtgctcatcactaatggTGATCAATGCATTCATCACAGGGAGCACTGAGATCACCAGGGATCCCATAATTTGACCTATTtgatttaggctgcttacacactaagacgttacaggcgcacgttagtgcagcctgtaacactcccccaacgcacagcaatgtaacacaagtgggctgttcacacagcccacgttgcgttacatgtaacgctgcacattctgctgaaagtgcagcatgctacggcgttagagcggctatagccgcgttagactgtttgcacatgctcagtggggggcggagaggaggcggggagaggccactacctagccgcgcacatggatacttaatattcactgcactggcggccgttgattggccggcaggaccaagtgatgcggagcgagacactccgcatcacgtggtcccgccggccaatcagcggagaccttatacggatagagccggccaatcactctgggagaccttatacggatagagccgcctaacgcggctcactctaccgtcctctcccgcaccaccatacgttgcgttaggtgcaggtTATGCGACctaaacgtagcacctaacgcaacgtcttggtgtgcaaataGCCTTAGTCAATCTGTGATCAGAACATATTCCTGATCTGAGATTTAGTAAATTCATTATTTtgtctagcacaacatttgctaaACTAGCATTTTTTTCAGAGCTTTCTTAATGTCTTTATTCCTCAAACTGTATATACAGGGATTTAAGAAAGGAGTATACACTGTGTACATCATAGCCATTATTTTACTGCCCATCTGAGAGTGGCCTTCATTCGGAATTATGTAAACGGCAATTGCAATCCCATAAAATagacacacaacagtcagatgaGAGCTGCAGGTGGAAAAGCACTTGTGTCTTCCTGAGATGGAGGAGATCTTTAATATGGTCCAAACAATTCCCATGTATGAAGCTACGATATACAGGAATGGTAAGACTAATAAAGGAATGCCCATCAGGGCTATTTCTCTTTTTGTGCTGGACACGTCTGAACAAGAAAGTTCAACCAAAGGCATAAGATCACAGTAGAAATGATCAATAGtgtttgggccacagaactgtagTTGCAAAACCATGAGGGTCAAGATTGTTGTCATTATGCAGCTTAGTAGCCAGGAGATCACCACTAATGTAATGCAAAGCCCTGGGGTCATAATGGAGGTATAATGGAGGGGATAACAGATGGCCACATATCGGTCGTAGGACATCACCGCCAGAAGAAAACATTCTGCTGATTCTGAGAAACTAAAGAAGCGGTACTGAGTGATGCAATCAGAAAATGATATTGAGGTTTTGCCATGAAGTACGATGTGTAGCATGTTAGGGGAGATATCTGTAGACAGTATGAGGTCAGTGATGGAGAGTTGGGTGAGGAAGAAGTACATGGGGGAGTGGAGGGTCTTGCTGATGGATACTAGAGTGATGATCAGGAGGTTTCCACATAGCGTCCCACAATATATCAGAAGGAGAAAGACGAAGAGTGATAGCGTAAACCTGCCCGTGTCACGGAATCCCAAGAGAAAGATTGTGGTGACATTGCTCTgatatgggccaagcatgtcagaGGGCAAAACCAGCATCATTTAACAATATAACTTTATCCAAGATGACGTGGTATGTTTATAGGACACAGTAGGGTGGTTATGGATAATCTCCAGTTTGTTTTATTTCTGGACAAGTAGGCAGATAAatatacagacagacagacaaggtgGACAGTTCGATAGGTGGATATCTTCTACACAAAtgggactaatgctgggaatacacaggttgattctgcgcccgatcgttttgcccgctcgattttcttatcttccgctcgtttttcttatctttttttcaattcacttcaatgacaaatcgagcggcaaaaaatgattgaacggtgatcggacatgtcggaaatgatctaaccATCTTATCAGTTTAGAATTGACCCGggcattcccagcattataatTACAGAAATTTTAAACAGTGCAAATACAAATTAAACTGTGCAAATTAAGAGAAAACAcacaagcaaaaaaaacaaaaaacaaaacataaataaataaaaaaaatgattgcttcTCCTTTCCTTGTCAGATTATGAGATTATGAATCTGGATTAGCACACATTTTGTTATTAACATTATTTTGCTATTTTGTATGTTTAGAATGGAAAATCCATAAATGCAGGGATGTCCAAACAATGTATAAAAGGCTGCCGAGAACATGAATATTTCACAGACATATGTTATATAATAGGTTACAGATACAAAACATAACAATAAATGTGAATTGTAAGGCTGTTCAACAAAATAAGAGATCATTTTCTGCCAGGTATATATATGTTAGTCCTCAACATTAATGATCCCAAAGGGACAGGAGGACCTGTTCGGGTATTTCTTGGTTCTTCAATTATACATTAAATGCAGCTTGATTAATTTAAtatttgtattacaaataaaAACATGTATCTTATTTGAGGAATTACAAAGGAacataaattacaaaaaaaggtgAATTGAAGACAAAACTTGTTTCCCTGGACTTACTCAACAAACTTGTCATCATGTATGCAATTTTTGGATTTCAAAATATAGTGAAACTTCctgcaaatgcaaaaaaaatcaatattcttACTGTGAACAATTGTAAAAAGcataaaatcatttatttttagcaagaaaaattagcaaaaaatgcGAACTGACAATCACAAATAGAGTAAACTTGCCTGTGTCCCGGAACCCCAGGAGAAAGATTGTGGTGACATTGCTCTGATATGGGTCAAGTGTGTCAGAAAACCAGCATCATTTAACAATATAACTTCATCCAAAGGGTGGTTATCAATAATCAACAGTTTATTTTATTTCTAGACAAGTAGACAGATAAACATACGGACCTACAGACAAAATAGATAGATGATAGAAaagatagaaagatagatagatagaaagatagatagatagatagatagcttcaGGGCAAGTGTGACTAATAATTGCAGCAAATTATTACCTTTGATAATACAAATTAAACGTACtgctaattagagatggcccaaatggttcgccCGGTGGGTAGTTCgcgcaaatgttcgctgttcgcgtCCTCGGTGAATAGCAAACTTTTATGCGCGTTCGCCCTGCTTCCTAAacttgtcattgggctaaactttgaccctctaaatcacagtcagcagacacatggcagccaatcaggctgcactccctcctggacccccgcccccccattataaaaggcagcagcgtcggccatgttctcactctgtctgctgcctgctttagtgagaaaagggagagacattgctggagagatagggaaagcttcagttaggctcttgttagcttgcttcttgctgaaATTACCCCAGAAAAGCTGTTTTGagggctaatgttcttctgatgtgttttttgtgtgtgtgtgtgatactaacggacactgcatagatacagccctgtctgttgcagctggcccttgctttaCTGTGCCATGCCCAGCACACTGTTTTACTAGTGCAGATCTTTCCATTgtatttgtgtgactgcacactgtattagaccagtgcatatctttcactgtatcagtgtgagctacctcagcccgaccatatgggctgtaaaaccgccatcgcctgcactctcgccatcgtgcggaccagtccagcagtggtgctcaacagagctcgaatattcgagtagctcgaatattcgagctctttttcagctattcgagctctttttcagctattcgagctcggtattcgagctccgaatagctggagctattcgaatgggctattcgagtgaactcgaatatcccattcactattcgagctattcgagctaacagcgctattcgagctcgaataccgagctcgaatagcgtcatagcccagattgatgtccttagagccaatcagagggctcccaggccctctgacggcagccaatcacagagggggaccctggccagcccctaccctataaatagcggccgccatgttaggtgtttccgtccttgcctgactttgtacagagagagatctgctcctttgtgcgttggcttagcaagtgctctatagtggtcaactacctagcgtttttgctcacatacacctgctctatacacctatattgttgttagttagatagacattgtattttagttagtagcttttgtgttacatagagacagctgctgcaggcttacagctttaggcctcagggcctgcctgtgtgggcagctgttctctcctgtcctctgttagcttatttctcatctataccagtatttctgctgtcctttagtactgagtgattgtattttgtattgtagttatatactgtaactgtactaggacactcactgtcactgtttgttcatagctcctgcgtgtgcgtgcactcactgtctgtagtgtacacacactctatttccttgtgattactagtactgattattgtaactgctactagttgtacttcctgactgttactaattacttactgtactacactcactcagtcactgttcataggctagctcctgcgcgtgtttgcgcgtgcgtgcactcactgtctgtagtgtacacacactctatttccttgtgattactagtactgattattgtaactgctactagttgtacttcctgactgttactacttacttactgtactagacactcactcagtcactgttcataggctagctcctgcgcgtgtttgcgcgtgcgtgcactcactgtctgtagtgtacacacatactctatttccttgtgattactactgattattgtaactgctagttgtacttcctgactgttactacttacttactgtactagacactcactcagttactgttcataggctagctcctgcgcgtgcgtgcactcactgtctgtagtgtacacacactctatttccttgtgattactactgattattgtaactgctagttgtacttcctgactgttactacttacttactgtactagacactcactcagtcactgttcataggctagctcctgcgcgtgcgtgcactcactgtctgtagtgtacacacactctatttccttgtgattactactgattattgtaactgctagttgtacttcctgactgttactactacttacttactgtactagacactcactcagtcactgttcataggctagctcctgcgcatgtttgcgcgtgcgtgcactcactgtctgtagtgtacacacactctatttccttgtgattactactgattattgtaactgctagttgtacttcctgactgttactacttacttactgtactagacactcactcagtcactgttcataggctagctcctgcgcgtgcgtgcactcactgtctgtagtgtacacacactctatttccttgtgattactactgattattgtaactgctagttgtacttcctgactgttactacttacttactgtactagacactcactcagtcactgttcataggctagctcctgcgcgtgtttgcgcgagcgtgcactcactgtctgtagtgtacacacacactctatttccttgtgattactactgattattgtaactgctagttgtacttcctgactgttactacttacttactgtagtagggacactcactcagtcactgttcataggctagctcctgcgcgtgcgtgcactcactgtctgtagtgtacacacactctatttccttgtgattactactgattattgtaactgctagttgtacttcctgactgttactacttacttactgtactagacactcactcagtcactgttcataggctagctcctgcgcgtgtttgcgcgtgcgtgcactcactgtctgtagtgtacacacactctatttccttgtgattactactgattattgtaactgctagttgtacttcctgactgttactacttacttactgtagtagggacactcactcagtcactgttcataggctagctcctgcgcatgttagcgcgtgcgtgcactcactgtctgtagtgtacacacactctatttccttgtgattactactgattattgtaactgctagttgtacttcctgactgttactacttacttactgtactagacactcactcagtcactgttcataggctagctcctgcgcgtgtttgaggcgtgcgtgcactcactgtctgtagtgtacacacactctatttccttgtgattactactgattagtgtattttctagttagtgtactaggggacacactcactgttcactgttcacacttactgattaccgatttttgtattttgtatttgtactgtaataatcacttagcgatctaatcacttactgattagtgtcacctcacccaacaacccactccattaaagtaccccacttttcacccgcagttttaaaaaacttttgtgtttacgcccaaaacatctaagatgtctggaagtggcagccagcgcggtttgggcaaggggaagggcagcaagggaatcaggaggagagggagcagcattgtggcaagccgcggccgcgccaccatgcacagttccgcagcagcagcagcagcgtcagtggctatcattcctcctatagccactggccgtggacgccttgggcgccgcccagcaggagcatctgcaactcacgctgcagagacacagcagcagcagcgtgtagcacctgctcctattttcctccagccgggtcggaaacgtcccattgaggaaaaggatgcagacactgtggtgcaactgatgacggaggatgagcagcccgccatcagctctgcatccgaggcctccaccctcaccaccaccaccacccctgttcgcagcagccgcccagcagggcctggggaggaggccagttcactgtcagtcgccgacctgtcactcagcactcttttgaccccaggcatgatgcgtcaattgtctgctgttgttggcaatttggaggaggagatgctgatgggcactttgggagaggagggattggacagcaagactgtggcgacagtcaagcagcccatccatgcatcaggagaggagtttggggggtcatcatcccagcaggacatgtttcaggaggggaaggatgatgatgacacggtgaaagacagagactgggtgccaccagctccaggggatgtcgtcatcagcagctctgaggaggaggaggaggatgcgcttgtgggccttgcaaggaggcacatcattgcaagcattggcagcagtaggcaggtcccacagcctgctggtgtctcaggctcagcagcagcagcagcatctgccagtaccaccaccagccgcacccaagccccccccaacaaccacagggagacaggcagcagcggttccatgccgtagggggttgtttttgtcaccaatctggcgctttttcaccatgcccactgtggacagcaagtacgccacttgcaaccactgtcagcggaagttgagcagaggtgcagaccccttaaagttcagcaccagctcgctcatcaaccaccttgctgcgaaacatttccaccagcatgaggagttccagaggctgaaggcatctggtgctggcagtggcaccacacccatcactgcacagccttcagcagcagcagcagcagcaacagcagccacccgccctcctgctcctccagcagcaccagcaggagtgcggaaacgcactgctcctcccccctctgcaactcctgccgccgacactgaggcctgttctggcagccagtcctcagtggcctcctctgctgtgtctgctgattcccgtgccagcaaaaggccacgccagagccttttgagtgagtccttccagggggtggttagggctctgcctcccagcagccgtcgcgtgcggcagctgaacggcttgctggcacgggccatgtgctcccaactcctgccgtacacgctcgtgcaggaggggagcgacatgcgtgcgctgcttgcttgtgcagccccagactggcagctccccagcagacacttcttcgcccgcaaggccattcctgcactgcaccgctttgtgatggccaatgtggagcaagggctggagcacgcggttggtgaaagggtccacgtcaccatggactcctggagcagccgcttcgggacaggccgctacctgtccttcactgtccactgggtcagcttggtggaagggggtgaggatgggagagcagcagcgggcacagcagcagcagcaacacagtgggtggtgccaccccgcagggtcaggggaactgcagtaggttcctccgatcctctaccatcctccggcacacctggccaaaccccccgcctcagcagcagcgtgaaggcccgccactgccaagcgctgctgcacttggtcagccttgggaagaccaagctgacagcaacccatgtgttggccaaactccaggagcaggagaggatttggctgacccccagaggcctcagagtcggagaggtggtggccgacaatggggccaatctggttgccgcaatagacaggggaaacctgacccacatcccctgtcttgcccacgtgctgaacctggtggtgcagaagttcttgcgcacctaccaggggatgggcgaactgctggaaacggcaaggaacgttgtgcgtcacttccggtgctcggctgcagcctgtgcgagcctggaagacgtgcaaaaggagctggagctgccacgccatcggctgatccttaacgttccgactcgctggaactccaccctggcgatgttggagcgtctggttgaacagaagcacgctgtcaaccagtaccttgccctggccactgtttccgccgctcagagaagggacaagaccagcaacatcccgtccatcgtccccgatgatgactggaggcacatgcagcaggtgtgcttagtgctggctccctttctgcaggccactaacatggtgagcagggaccatgctatggtcagcgagtgggtgcccctggtttgtctgctgaacagggccctcgatgctttgctggaacagggagcggcagccttggaccagcaggagcggcaagcagctgcacagtccacctctgagggggaggaggaggaggacttggtggaggtccctgaccttgctgctgatgagggggatcagcacagtgcagctgagttggtgcgggggtggagagaggatgaggctgaggagggagaggaggaggatgaggacagcactgccgccgatgtgccagcacacgtggcctacctcttcccaatggcagcgcacatgctgacgtgcctgcgcaaggaccccagggtgatccagatgaagcagagggaggacatctggatcagcatgatgttggacccacgcctcaaggggaagttgagccagttcctgccacctgcaggaggagacccagcgcaacaaataaggagcttgcagcaggcccttgttgagcgcttggaggaagcctttccccagccttccacccccactgtccagcagccagcacagaggcagcagcaggtgcctgcatccagcagcaagcgccccacagacctgctgtctctcagcaacgagctctacaggactgtagaggctccggcagcagtgactagagaggaggtgcatgcagcagcatcctcctccggtcacagccagcgcctgacccgcatggtggctgactacatggggtcctacagcgggcttgacagcgatgcccctgttgatcccatggagtattgggtcaagcgcctggagatctggagcgagctggcgcagtacgccctggaagtgctgtcctgtcccccttccagcgtgctgtccgagcgctgcttcagtgcagctggtggcgtggtcaccgagaaacgctcatgtctgtctcacaagtctgtggacagactgacgtttctcaagatgaaccaggcatgggtggaaggcgagttcctggcccctgttgtcggcgagagggggacatgaactgaagaaccatcgtgaatgtgccttaccaccctttaccacctcctggctcctgctcactaagccagcctggttcactttgactattacgtcgcctgcagccacgcattttacacctacagtgggctgctgtgtactgcccttctgctgtctgtctgtgtttcccactgtcagggtacacagatttaccttctgctgccactctgccaccagctattacgtcaaaaaatagctatatctgtgtacttggttgtaaaaccaaaaccacaaaaccattaaaaaaaaaaaaggtttaatttttctgaggtgcccgggttgaaaactgtgttgtcccagttgtgtattggacacaatgtgggctgcacgaccgctgtctgggacctcctgttgtgttaatttacgccctggtatcaccgctaggtaccagggctattatgtcacgctgcctgcctgctgccacactcacactactcctccattcctcctgctgctgctgctgtctgtctgtgtttcccactgccagggtacacagaattaccttctgctgccactctgccaccagctattacgtcaaaaaatagctatatctgtgtacttggttgtaaaaccaaaactacaaaaccataaaaaaaaaaaaaaaggtttaatttttctgaggtgcccgggttgaaaactgtgttgtcccagttgtgtattggacacaatgtgggctgcacgaccgctgtctgggacctcctgttgtgtttatttacgccctggtatcaccgctaggtaccagggctattatgtcacgctgcctgcctgctgccacactcacactactcctccattcctcctgctgctgctgctgtctgtctgtgtttcccactgccagggtacacagaattaccttctgctgccactctgccaccagctattacgtcaaacaatagctgctcacataattactcctccattcctcctgctgctgctgctgtctgtctgtgtttcccaacgccagggtacacagatttaccttctgctgccactctgccaccagctattacgtcgaaaaatagctatatatctgtgtaatttgttttacaaacaaaaccaaaaaaccataaaaaaaaaaggtttaatttttctgaggtgcccgggttgaaaactgttgtcccagttgtgtattggacacgatgtgggctgcacgaccgctgtctgggacctcctgcctgctgtgtttatttacagccctggtatcaccgctaggtaccagggctattatgtcacgctgcctgcctcattgactgcctgctgccacacactcatcctcctcctcctgctgctgaatttacctcctgctgtctgtgtgtttccactgccagggagcacatacaatggcgcttccaacatgcgtgcgccaccagctatttgttacgctcaaaaatagctgcatttctttaaaaaaaaacaaaaaattatatatactttttattaatactgtgtgatattatttttagaggtgtccgggttgaaaactgtgttgtcccagttgtgtattggacatgatgtgggcttcacgaccgctgtctggaacctcatgctgtgtatttacggcctggtaccaccgctaggtaccacacagcctattatgtctcgctgcctgcctcattgactgcctgctgccacacaatcatcctcctcctcctcctgctgctgctgaatttacctcctgctgtctgtgtgtttccactgccaggtagcacatacaatggcgcttccaacatgcgtgcgccaccagctatttattacgctcaaaaatagctgcatttctttaaaaaaaaaaatataaaagagaaataagtgaagaagaagaagacgatatagaaaaagaaggagaagaagaagaagaagaagaagaaggacaagaagaagaaggagaagaagaagaagaagaagatgaagaagaagatgaagaagatgaagaagaagaagatgaagaagaagaagatgaagaagaagaagatgaagaagatgaagaagatgaagaagaagaagaagatgaagaagatgaagaagaagaagatgaagaagatgaagaagatgaagaagatgaagaagaagaagatgaagaagatgaagaagaagaagatgaagaagaagaagatgaagaagatgaagaagatgaagaagatgaagaagaagaagatga
This DNA window, taken from Hyperolius riggenbachi isolate aHypRig1 chromosome 3, aHypRig1.pri, whole genome shotgun sequence, encodes the following:
- the LOC137561814 gene encoding olfactory receptor 1468-like, with protein sequence MLGPYQSNVTTIFLLGFRDTGRFTLSLFVFLLLIYCGTLCGNLLIITLVSISKTLHSPMYFFLTQLSITDLILSTDISPNMLHIVLHGKTSISFSDCITQYRFFSFSESAECFLLAVMSYDRYVAICYPLHYTSIMTPGLCITLVVISWLLSCIMTTILTLMVLQLQFCGPNTIDHFYCDLMPLVELSCSDVSSTKREIALMGIPLLVLPFLYIVASYMGIVWTILKISSISGRHKCFSTCSSHLTVVCLFYGIAIAVYIIPNEGHSQMGSKIMAMMYTVYTPFLNPCIYSLRNKDIKKALKKMLV